One Rhizoctonia solani chromosome 1, complete sequence DNA window includes the following coding sequences:
- a CDS encoding RING hydroxylating beta subunit domain-containing protein yields the protein MSVAAGPVMDNVHHFPQVADKEALVQFWRSGFEYLAQGIAAHHNITRATRIYEAYSHRGTSDGPPPPALDAQIASQKENLESSILALAELAASGLVQPNISHQVHTSPLLETRVVALEDQMKELLAIVQPLSAKLGVLDGNVARIDSSVNSIEKRANATTTHLDDRHKQLEERIGELSAQVSSPQPTQVLQHDQGELEKQERQIMSMDTKIAVLEGTRSRVDAQGTTLVLLDSKITGLQNDAIDIRTNMKSLLTLAPEVNDLLSVPVKIEQTGQDIKNLREQQETIASQLTSFETSLGLMEQRLEQTNKETSGSLDSSSADVSALQSLKEHASSLIELPGTLDQLQASVAELAPLKLYSQDLTAVAGKSSQLLELISHNERVQDDINQIRSKLARCSKDMADAKKETAENARLLDEKVAGLSSTNQAIQEELLGANNKMAQFELDFKTIKAESQVISARINGIDAKLKANQVTAQWSQEQIQAMRADVAYLEPLKEQREALLLLSGRTEALMPLSVKFGSPEFQTLLKKAEEADATTDTARKLVTEVVNVCRDLQQRLNRVEPHVNQLESDISGALEKLTGLQNTSDATECQVKDIAGSLQQVQNEVSSLVTFKIDTQKVLENSTSNPSPNEEIQVLKKTHASDITPMKGEIKKLKSTSSALRKDMDDAKGKITPLLALQQQLQEYQDGITKLEERVRKLETPLTVRIPGQTGASAVAQAFNTAGSSSKSGSRKANASGPRKSSNTQSQQSSQSQPPKVTLPESQAETEAQSSSLASGGSSKPAHATDDLAALIDRVKRTEKEVTNLSHSFSKSKAKLGELEDSVNGVDQQMTMVQGILNENSIALKLIETEFANLKADNTTKLREIDTKQARTVNLIDAAQELKDDATTKLKAMETTMGKLAQLKEYTGAIVALVEPVPASPSSHASSGTPESRFARLERMSNSATKELININGWVQWADGEVRNYKTLNGEIKALGRHVRELAGSIATMNPLSASLTERAPELLGLLERPAGQASDSIQSTPRQPEGVARFGARMKTLEEQIHTLRTAQPKLQEDLDKVTSQPLLSLVPLSSHVSSLILLVDQVPQLHASIQSLSDRVDAAASTAASSAQVPVDPGPASQLRSPVTDREVSPAEQSTDNTVVFVPATSERRRNKRRRTEEMLESFESRIDGIQGELDGVSDDVKMLCTEQAKARRRTNVHPAEALPSQSLEPGEVTETSSKMSEDLDMLMDTLRDLFEGKGTWPERIDLVLGKQWAQVLQSPQCRTAAGASMTISKIHEEIEVLKLAIEAHGSGTTASPSAIDAAHIAWGETFTKQVMADVGKEQAQFRTELEEVISRALLPVRKVFKALKDTSSDL from the exons ATGTCTGTGGCTGCAGGGCCTGTTATGGACAATGTGCATCACTTCCCCCAAGTGGCTGACAAAGAAGCGCTGGTACAGTTTTGGCGGTCTGGTTTTGA ATACTTGGCACAGGGGATAGCTGCTCACCACAACATCACTCGTGCCACACGTATATACGAAGCCTACTCTCATAGAGGTACCTCGGATGGCCCACCGCCACCAGCCTTGGATGCTCAAATCGCATCTCAGAAAGAAAATCTCGAATCGAGTATTCTCGCTCTTGCTGAACTAGCAGCCTCAGGACTGGTACAGCCGAACATATCACACCAAGTACACACGTCGCCTTTGCTGGAAACACGAGTTGTTGCATTGGAGGATCAAATGAAGGAGCTTCTGGCGATTGTCCAACCCCTTAGCGCAAAGCTTGGAGTTTTGGATGGAAATGTAGCTCGCATTGACTCCAGTGTTAATTCTATAGAGAAAAGGGCGAATGCCACTACCACACATCTCGATGACCGACACAAACAGTTGGAGGAACGTATTGGAGAGCTCTCTGCGCAGGTTTCCAGCCCTCAGCCCACTCAAGTTCTGCAACACGACCAG GGAGAATTGGAGAAACAAGAGAGACAAATCATGAGTATGGACACCAAGATAGCCGTGCTAGAGGGAACCAGGTCCAGAGTTGATGCACAAGGCACCACACTGGTATTGTTGGATAGTAAAATAACCGGGCTTCAG AACGACGCCATAGATATTCGGACAAACATGAAAAGTCTTTTGACGCTTGCCCCTGAAGTCAATGATCTCTTGTCGGTCCCTGTTAAAATAGAACAAACAGGACAAGATATCAAAAATTTGAGGGAGCAACAAGAAACTATTGCTTCCCAACTCACCTCTTTTGAAACTTCCCTGGGACTTATGGAACAAAGGTTGGAACAAACAAACAAGGAAACCTCTGGTTCACTCGATTCATCATCC GCCGATGTTTCTGCTCTTCAGTCCTTAAAGGAACATGCTAGCTCGCTCATTGAACTTCCTGGGACTCTGGATCAGCTCCAAGCCAGTGTAGCCGAGCTCGCCCCACTCAAGCTGTACTCTCAGGACCTTACAGCCGTTGCGGGAAAATCTTCACAATTGCTCGAGCTGATCTCCCACAATGAAAGAGTGCAGGACGATATCAATCAAATCCGGAGTAAGTTGGCTCGGTGTAGCAAGGATATGGCTGATGCAAAAAAG GAAACTGCGGAGAATGCTCGTTTGTTAGATGAAAAAGTGGCGGGTTTATCTTCCACG AATCAAGCCATACAAGAAGAACTCTTAGGGGCCAACAACAAAATGGCTCAATTTGAGCTTGATTTCAAGACAATCAAGGCAGAATCTCAAGTTATCTCCGCAAGGATCAACGGGATCGATGcgaagctcaaggccaaTCAAGTTACGGCCCAATGGTCACAAGAGCAGATCCAAGCCATGCGG GCGGACGTTGCTTATCTCGAACCGTTGAAAGAACAACGGGAGGCACTCTTGCTCTTATCTGGTCGAACAGAAGCGCTTATGCCGCTTTCCGTAAAGTTTGGATCTCCCGAATTCCAGACGCTGTTAAAGAaagcagaagaagctgatgCGACAACA GACACTGCCCGAAAGCTTGTTACCGAGGTGGTGAATGTCTGCAGAGACCTCCAACAGCGGCTGAACAGAGTCGAACCCCATGTAAACCAACTGGAATCCGACATCTCAGGTGCATTGGAGAAATTGACTGGTCTGCAAAACACCTCGGATGCGACGGAATGCCAAGTCAAGGATATCGCGGGCTCACTTCAGCAGGTTCAG AATGAGGTCTCTTCTCTCGTAACGTTCAAGATAGATACTCAGAAGGTTCTTGAGAACTCTACCTCCAATCCCTCACCCAATGAGGAGATCCAAGTCCTGAAGAAGACGCATGCCAGT GATATCACGCCCATGAAAGGCGAGATCAAGAAGCTCAAATCCACTTCTTCTGCTCTACGCAAGGATATGGATGATGCCAAGGGGAAAATTACCCCACTCCTTGCCTTGCAGCAGCAACTCCAGGAGTACCAGGACGGCATCACCAAATTGGAGGAGAGGGTCCGGAAACTTGAAACACCGCTCACGGTACGAATTCCGGGTCAAACCGGTGCCTCGGCAGTAGCCCAAGCGTTCAATACTGCAGGCAGTAGCTCAAAATCGGGTTCGCGGAAAGCCAATGCATCGGGTCCCAGG AAGTCTTCGAATACGCAATCGCAGCAGTCGTCTCAATCTCAACCCCCTAAGGTCACACTTCCCGAGTCTCAGGCCGAAACGGAAGCCCAATCGTCCTCACTTGCATCAGGAGGCTCGAGTAAACCAGCCCATGCTACCGATGATTTGGCCGCACTGATTGACAGGGTCAAACGGACTGAAAAGGAGGTCACGAACTTGTCTCATTCGTTTAGCAAGTCTAAGGCGAAGCTTGGGGAATTGGAAGATTCGGTGAACGGGGTTGATCAACAGATGACCATGGTACAAGGGATACTGAACGAGAATTCAATTGCATTGAAGCTCATAGAAACGGAATTCGCGAACCTGAAGGCGGACAATACCACCAAGTTGAGAGAGATCGATACCAAACAGGCTCGAACCGTCAATTTGATTGACGCAGCCCAGGAACTAAAGGATGATGCGACCACTAAATTGAAGGCAATGGAG ACTACCATGGGCAAATTGGCACAATTGAAAGAATACACGGGCGCAATTGTTGCTCTTGTAGAGCCTGTCCCAGCCTCTCCGTCGTCACACGCTAGCAGCGGAACGCCCGAATCTCGGTTTGCCCGCCTCGAAAGAATGTCGAATAGTGCCACCAAGGAACTCATAAATATCAATGGATGGGTCCAGTGGGCAGATGGAGAGGTCAGAAATTACAAGACTTTGAATGGCGAAATTAAAGCTCTAGGTCGACACGTCCGGGAACTGGCGGGTTCAATTGCG ACCATGAATCCGCTGTCGGCATCTCTCACGGAGCGGGCACCGGAATTGCTTGGCTTGCTCGAACGACCAGCGGGCCAGGCATCCGATTCGATTCAGTCAACTCCTAGGCAGCCCGAGGGGGTCGCCCGATTTGGTGCCCGAATGAAGACGCTCGAGGAGCAAATACACACTCTCCGAACGGCTCAACCTAAGCTCCAAGAGGATCTAGATAAAGTCACTTCTCAG CCTCTGTTGTCCCTCGTTCCACTTTCGAGCCATGTCTCAAGCCTTATACTTCTAGTCGACCAAGTGCCTCAATTGCACGCATCAATTCAGTCACTCTCGGACCGGGTCGATGCAGCCGCGTCGACTGCTGCATCTTCGGCGCAGGTTCCAGTCGACCCTGGTCCAGCGAGCCAGTTGCGTTCACCGGTAACGGATCGGGAGGTGTCTCCCGCTGAACAATCTACGGACAATACTGTTGTATTCGTCCCGGCGACCAGCGAGCGTCGCCGGAACAAACGGCGCCGCACCGAAGAAATGCTCGAGTCGTTTGAGAGCCGGATCGATGGTATACAGGGCGAGCTGGATGGCGTTTCTGATGATGTCAAGATGCTTTGCACAGAGCAGGCAAAGGCCAGGAGGCGTACAAATGTGCATCCCGCTGAAGCTCTGCCATCGCAGTCTCTCGAGCCTGGAGAGGTTACCGAGACGAGCAGCAAAATGAGCGAAGACCTGGATATGCTTATGGATACGTTGCGCGACCTCTTTGAGGGCAAGGGTACATGGCCGGAACGAATTGATCTCGTGCTCGGGAAGCAGTGGGCTCAAGTCTTGCAGTCGCCCCAATGCAGGACGGCCGCAGGTGCTTCTATGACGATTTCCAAAATACACGAAGAGATCGAGGTGCTCAAGTTGGCGATCGAGGCGCATGGGTCTGGGACCACAGCATCTCCGAGTGCCATCGATGCGGCACACATAGCTTGGGGCGAGACCTTTACCAAACAGGTCATGGCAGACGTTGGTAAAGAACAGGCCCAATTTAGAACCGAGCTTGAAGAGGTGATCAGTCGAGCGCTTTTACCCGTGAGAAAAGTGTTCAAGGCACTCAAGGACACTTCATCCGATTTGTGA